GAGGAGCTCTGGAAGATCCTGGGCAAGACCTGGAGGGCCTCCGCGGCGCTCTCGCTGTACGCGGCCTCCGGCGCACTGCGCGTGCTCTACCCGGAGCTGGACGCCGCGATCGGCGTGCACGCCCCCGGCGCGCGGCACGACGTGTGGACCGAGAGCCTCCTGGCGGTGGACACGCTCCCGCGCACCCGGCCGCTGCTGCGTGCCGCCGCGCTGTTCGTCGCCGCGGCCCGCCGAGGCTCGGGGGACGCCCCCGGCGGCGCCGAGTCCGAGGAGCGCGCCCGGACCGCCGCCGCGATCATGCGCCGGCTCCGGGCGTCCAACGCGGACACGGAGCGCGTGGCCCGGCTGGTCGGCGCCCACGGCGACGCCGTTCCCCTCGCGGATGGCGACCCGGCGATCCGGCGCTGGCTCCGCCGTATCGGGGCCGATCTGCTCCGCGACCACGTGCGCCTCGAGGCCGCGTTCTGGCGCGCACGCTTCGGCACCGCCCCCCGATCCACGGCCGCGGCCATCGGCGCGGATCCACCCTCCCGCGCCCGGGCACCGGCCGGCGCCGCCGCGGATTTCGTGGCCGGAATGCGCCGCGCGCGCGCCGTCCTGCGGGCCCGGCCGCCCCTGGCCGTGGTGGACCTCGCCATCGGCGGCACCGACCTGCGCGCGCTCGGCATCGAGCCGGGGCCCCGCTACGGGCAGATCCTCCGCGACCTGCTCGAGCGCGTCACGGACCGGCCCGAACTCAACACACGCGAGGCGCTGCTCGAGATCGTGCGCCGGGAGTTCGTCCATTGATCCAGCCCGCGCTCTACGCTGCTCTCGCCGGGCTCACCAACCTGCTGGGCGGCATCCTCGTCACCGCCGGCGTCCGGGGGCGGACCGGCGCCCTGAACGTGCTGGTCGCCTTCGGCGCCGGCTTCATGCTCGCCGTGGCGCTGCTCGAGATGCTGCCCGGTGCGATGGAGACCGCGGGTGGCCTCACCGCCGTCCTCGCGGGCTACCTGGCCGTTCACCTGACCCAGCACACGCTCACCCCGCACTTCCACTTCGGCGAGGAGACGCACCACGAGGCGATGGTTTCGCGCGGCGTCGGCGTGTGGGCGTTGATCGGCCTCGTGCCCCACGCCTTCTTCGACGGCGTGGCCATCGCCAGCGGCTTCCTCTCCAGCCGCGATCTCGGCCTCCTCATCTTCACCGCCGTCATCCTCCACAAGGTCCCGACCGGCGTTTCCTTGGCGAGCATCATGCTGGCGAGCGGGAACTCGACCGCGCAGACAGTCGCCGCCGTCGCCGTCGTGAGCCTGTTCACCGTGCTCGGCGCCGTCGCCACGCCCGCGTCCACCCTCCTCGCGAGCTACGGCCTGGCCATTGCCGCCGGCGTGACCATCTACGTCGCGGCATCCAACCTCATCCCCGAGTCCCAACGCGTCCCGGGCTGGCGGATCCCCGGCGGGGTATTCCTAGGTGTGATCGCGTTCTACATCATCCGGACGTTGTTGCCGGGAGCGCACACGTGAAGCAGCCCGATCTGTTCGCCGGCCACGAGCCGCCGGCGGCGCCGCCCGACCCCGATCCGGCCGACGCCGGACTGTCCCCCGGCGCGCCGCTCGCCGCCCGCATGCGGCCCCGCTCGCTGGACGAGTTCGTCGGGCAGGAGCACCTGCTCGCGCCCGGCCGCGCGCTGCGGGAGCTGATCGAGAAGGACGTCCCGGGCAGCGTGATCCTGTGGGGACCGCCGGGCAGCGGGAAGACGACCATCGCGCGCATCATCGCGGAGCGCACGCGGGCGGCGTTCGTGCCGTTCAGCGCCGTGACGGAGGGTGTCGCCCGCGTGCGGGAGGTGATCCGCGAAGCGGAAGCGCGTCTGCGCGCGACCGGGCGCCGCACCATCCTCTTCTGCGACGAGATCCACCGCTTCAACAAGGCGCAGCAGGACGCCTTCCTGCCGCACGTCGAGGCCGGCACGATCTCGCTCATCGGGGCGACCACCGAGAACCCGTCGTTCGAGGTCATCGGCCCGCTGCTCAGCCGTGCACGGGTCTTCGTGCTCGCTCCGCTCCAGCCCCAGCACCTCGAGGTCATCCTCCGCCGCGCACTGATGGACGCCGAACGGGGCCTCGGGGACTGGGGGCTCGAGGTGGACGACAATGCGCTGGCCCTGCTCGCGGCCGCCGCAGACGGCGACGCGCGCCGCGCACTCAACGCGCTCGAGGCGGCGGCCACGCTGGCGGGGCGGGGCGGCAGGATCACGCGCGACGTGGTGCGCGAGGCGCTCCAGCACCGCTTCTCGCGCTACGACAAGGCGGGCGAAGAGCACTACAACATGCTCTCCGCGTACCACAAGGCGCTGCGCGGCAGCGACCCCGACGGTGCGCTGTATTGGATGGCCCGCATGATCGAGGCGGGCGAGGACCCGATGGTGCTGTTCCGGCGTGCGATCGCGATGGCCGCCGAGGACATCGGGCTCGCCGACCCCTTCGCGCTCCAGTACGCCGTTGCCGCTCGGGATGCGTTCCACATGCTCGGGCCGCCGGAGGGTTACCTCGCCCTCGCTGACATGACGATCTACCTGGCCACCGCGCCGAAGTCCAACACCGGTTACCGCGCCCTGCAGGCGGCCCTCGCCGCGGCACGAGAGACCCCCGGCGCGCCGGTGCCCCTCCATCTGAGGAACGCGCCCACGGAGCTCATGCGCGAACTGGGGTACGGGAAGGACTACCGCTACGCGCACGACTATCCCGAGGCGTACGCGCCGCAGGAGTACCTGCCGGAAGAGCTGCGGGGGCGGCGCTTCTACAGGCCCGGCCGTTCCGGCCGTGAACCGGAGATCGCCGAGCGCATGGCGTTCTGGGCGCGCCTGCGCGAGCGTCAGGAACGGGGAGCCGATGCGGGCGGTGGTAGCGACGAATGAGCCCCCGCGCCGAGGGCTCCCGCGGCCGCGGGCGTACAGGCGTGCGGCAAGAGGGATCGCAGCGCGCTCTCGCCGCTCGCGCTCGACCTGGCCGCCCCGACGCCCGGCACGGGGCATCGCACTTCGGGAACACGGCAAGCCCGGTGCGGGTCAGAATCGGTTCGGCGAGACGGCCCCGGCACGCCGGCCGGGGCGGAGCACGCTGCCCGCGCGCCGGCGGCGTGTCACGGATCCAGGCGCAACGGTGGGTGACAACATGCGGAGGATGGCGGTCGCAGCCACGGTGGCGGTACTCGTCGGGATGCTCTTGACGGCTTGCGCGCCGCGAGTGTCGCGGCCCGACGTCCATCTCGTCGGTGTCCGGCTCGGCGGCCTGGGGCTGCGCGGCGGCCTGGTGTACGTCCAGCTCAGCGTCGTGAACCCGAACGACTTCCCGCTCGAGGCGACCGGCCTTACGTACAACCTCGAGCTGCGCGACCCGACCACCGGTGGCGACGGCGAGTGGGTGGACCTCGCCGAGGGCCGCTTCGGCGAGAGCGTCCGGGTGGGTGCCCGGGACAGCTCGATCGTGGAGATCCCGGTCGAGTTCACCTACACCGGCGCTGGCGCCGCCCTGCGTTCGATCCTGGATCGGGGCACGCTGAGCTACCGCGTCAGCGGCGCCGTCGCGTTGAGCAGGCCCCTGCGTACGGAGGTGCCGTATCGTCACAGCGGCACCGTGGCCGTGCTGCGGGCGCAGTGATCCGCCGGCACGGGCGCTCCTGCGCCGGGTATCGAGACATGGAGTGAACCAGGAGGGGAAGGAGGGACACCCGCCATCTCCCGCACGATCTCTCTCGAGGTGCCCCGCGAGCGCGCCCTGCTCGTGGGAGCGCCCAGCAAGGACATCGAGCCCGAGGTCGCGGCCGAGCATCTCGAAGAGCTGGCCAGGCTGGCGGACACGGCCGGCGCCGTCGTGGTCGGCACGCTGCGGCAGCGGCTCGACGCACCCCATCCCAAGTATTACATCGGCGAGGGCAAGGCCCTCGAGCTCCGCGAGCGCGTGCTCGAGACCGGCGCGACGCTGGTCATCTTCGACGAGCAGCTCACGCCGGCCCAGGGCAAGAACCTGGAAACGCTGCTCGGCACGCGGGTGATGGACCGCTCGGAGCTCATCCTCGACATCTTCGCGACCCGTGCGCGTACGGCCGAGGCGAAGATGCAGGTCGAGCTCGCGCAGCTCGAGTACATGCTGCCGCGGCTGCGGCGCATGTGGACGCACCTCTCGCGGATCCGGGGCGGCATCGGCCTGCGCGGCCCGGGTGAGACGCAGCTCGAGACCGACCGACGCATCATCAGCAGGCGGATCCGCGATCTGCGGAGCAAGCTCGCGGTCGTTGCACGGCAGCGCGCCACCCAGCGCAAGGCGCGCGCGAAGGAGTTCCGCGTCGCGCTCGTCGGCTACACCAACGCCGGCAAGTCCTCCGTCCTGCGCGCCCTTTCGGGCGCGAACGTGCTCGTCGAGGACCGCCTGTTCGCGACGCTGGACCCCGCCACCCGCGCGGTCGAGCTGGAAGATGGCGTGCGGGTCCTCCTCACCGATACCGTCGGCTTCATCCGCAAGCTGCCCCACCACCTCGTGGCATCCTTCCGCGCCACGTTGGAGGCGGCGCTCGAGGCCGACCTGTTGCTGCACGTGATCGATGCCTCGCACCCGCGCTGGGAAGAGCAGAAGAGCGTGGTGGAGGAGGTGCTCGCGGATCTCGGTGCGGACGACCGGCCGACGCTCCTCCTGTTCAACAAGGTGGACCGCCTGACGCACGAGGAGGAAGCGGCGCTCCGGGTGCGGGTGAGCGCGATCGTCCCGCAGCCCGCGCTCTTCGGCTCGACGGTCGAGCCGGGAGGCATGGATGAGCTGCGGGAGCGGCTCGCCGAGGAGTACCGGGCCTCGCATCCGCGGGTGCGGCTGCGCATCCCTGTGGTGGACGGCGAGGCGCTCGCGGCCGTCTACCGCGAGGGAGAGGTCCTCCGGCGCGAAGAGCACGATTCGGTGATCGACGTCGTGGCGCGTCTGCCACTCCCGGTCCTCGGGCGGCTGCAGCGGCGCGCCGGCATCCTCGTGTTCGAATCGCCTTGAGCGAACGCATCGCGATCATCGGGCCCGGCCGCATGGGCCTCGCGCTCGGGGCGGCGCTCGTTCAATGTCAGGCGGCGGAGCGTCTGGTGTTCTACGGCCGAGCGCTCGAGCCGCCGCCGCACCCGCTCTTCGACCCCGACCATCCGGGGGGCCTCTACCGGCCGGGGATCGGGCCGATCGAGGAAGGGACGACGATCGTCGTCCTCGCGGTCCCGGACCACGCGCTGCCCGAGGTCGCCTACGACCTCGCCATGGTCGGACGCGCGCCCG
The genomic region above belongs to bacterium and contains:
- a CDS encoding polynucleotide adenylyltransferase; this translates as MDLHPPEAVREIARRLEEAGYETWAVGGAVRDALLGLAPGDWDLATRARPRDVRRLFRRTVPIGIEHGTVGVLGRDRVLYEVTTFRRDVETTGRHAVVEFADSIIEDLARRDFTCNAIAWHPLRGELLDPFSGLDDLRAGWLRTVGDPAERFAEDYLRVLRALRFAGHFRLAIEPATWEALVAATPHLTRLSAERVREELWKILGKTWRASAALSLYAASGALRVLYPELDAAIGVHAPGARHDVWTESLLAVDTLPRTRPLLRAAALFVAAARRGSGDAPGGAESEERARTAAAIMRRLRASNADTERVARLVGAHGDAVPLADGDPAIRRWLRRIGADLLRDHVRLEAAFWRARFGTAPRSTAAAIGADPPSRARAPAGAAADFVAGMRRARAVLRARPPLAVVDLAIGGTDLRALGIEPGPRYGQILRDLLERVTDRPELNTREALLEIVRREFVH
- a CDS encoding ZIP family magnesium transporter; translation: MIQPALYAALAGLTNLLGGILVTAGVRGRTGALNVLVAFGAGFMLAVALLEMLPGAMETAGGLTAVLAGYLAVHLTQHTLTPHFHFGEETHHEAMVSRGVGVWALIGLVPHAFFDGVAIASGFLSSRDLGLLIFTAVILHKVPTGVSLASIMLASGNSTAQTVAAVAVVSLFTVLGAVATPASTLLASYGLAIAAGVTIYVAASNLIPESQRVPGWRIPGGVFLGVIAFYIIRTLLPGAHT
- the hflX gene encoding GTPase HflX, which codes for MGAPSKDIEPEVAAEHLEELARLADTAGAVVVGTLRQRLDAPHPKYYIGEGKALELRERVLETGATLVIFDEQLTPAQGKNLETLLGTRVMDRSELILDIFATRARTAEAKMQVELAQLEYMLPRLRRMWTHLSRIRGGIGLRGPGETQLETDRRIISRRIRDLRSKLAVVARQRATQRKARAKEFRVALVGYTNAGKSSVLRALSGANVLVEDRLFATLDPATRAVELEDGVRVLLTDTVGFIRKLPHHLVASFRATLEAALEADLLLHVIDASHPRWEEQKSVVEEVLADLGADDRPTLLLFNKVDRLTHEEEAALRVRVSAIVPQPALFGSTVEPGGMDELRERLAEEYRASHPRVRLRIPVVDGEALAAVYREGEVLRREEHDSVIDVVARLPLPVLGRLQRRAGILVFESP